One window of bacterium genomic DNA carries:
- a CDS encoding TonB family protein: protein MLLALAGIAGAAANYTAPVPAEPLEPPAYPPGAAAAGFEGECRVSLLINGAGKVSEAWIAQSSGREDVDLAALETAEATLWKPATLEGVPVSSRLTIPYRFELGVLPGDPLGPALPAPSAEPESSEPLVELTPREPISVDYLGEGFAVIGLEVDEVGLVLDAWLIRSSGRQAADDELLNAAYSVCWEGVVPENGLVRGVYVHDFSGRTAASMVESSEEAPPEEPTTDETGGACQFDQLKLGKYGERTH, encoded by the coding sequence ATGCTGCTTGCGCTCGCCGGTATCGCCGGGGCGGCGGCGAATTACACCGCGCCCGTTCCGGCGGAGCCCCTCGAGCCGCCGGCCTACCCCCCGGGGGCCGCCGCGGCGGGATTCGAGGGGGAGTGCCGCGTCAGCCTGTTGATCAACGGGGCCGGCAAGGTGAGCGAGGCCTGGATTGCGCAGTCCAGCGGCCGGGAGGACGTTGACCTCGCCGCCCTCGAAACGGCCGAGGCCACCCTCTGGAAACCGGCCACCCTCGAGGGAGTTCCCGTCTCGAGTCGGCTCACCATCCCCTACCGGTTCGAGCTGGGCGTCCTGCCCGGCGATCCGCTGGGCCCGGCGCTGCCCGCGCCGTCCGCGGAACCGGAGAGCTCCGAGCCCCTGGTGGAGCTGACGCCCCGGGAGCCAATTTCCGTGGACTACCTCGGGGAAGGCTTCGCCGTTATCGGTCTCGAGGTGGACGAAGTGGGGCTGGTACTCGACGCCTGGCTCATCCGCTCGAGCGGCCGGCAGGCCGCCGATGACGAGCTCCTGAACGCCGCGTACTCGGTCTGCTGGGAAGGCGTGGTGCCTGAAAACGGGCTCGTCCGCGGGGTGTACGTCCACGATTTCAGCGGTCGGACCGCCGCCTCAATGGTCGAATCCTCCGAGGAGGCCCCCCCGGAGGAGCCGACCACCGACGAGACCGGCGGGGCCTGCCAATTCGATCAGCTCAAGCTCGGCAAATACGGTGAGAGAACACATTGA